In Perca fluviatilis chromosome 3, GENO_Pfluv_1.0, whole genome shotgun sequence, the following proteins share a genomic window:
- the LOC120555875 gene encoding synapse-associated protein 1-like, producing the protein MFKSFGTWLGLEDQTYTKASDDTEKLSGEQEEKVVEAQNEVNKQQPAGQDGEPEADREENSELGKGLGDYIFSFATSATRKISDSVVETAQSIKKTVEEGKIDGIIDKTFLGDFQKEQEKFVQEKKAKKSEAAVPPWVGYNEEETIQQQILALSADKRNFLRDPPAGVQFHFDMEQMYPLAAVMLEEDQLLNCMRFDLVPKHVKEEVFWRNYFYRVSLVKQSAQLTALAAQQQQKDGEDRAASVSSEDVVLTDNVRPKTPPVSIGDIQKPPQEEEEEEEEEEEMSTSPGVSEFVSDAFDSTGIDQEDLRKEMEQLVLDKKESVPSPDDESADWEKELQQELQEYEVVSGSDNKDDQWDQEIEKMLQADDS; encoded by the exons ATGTTCAAAAGCTTCGGGACGTGGTTGGGTCTGGAGGACCAGACGTACACGAAGGCGTCGGACGACACAGAAAAGCTGAGTGGGGAGCAGGAAGAAAAGGTGGTGGAAGCACAGAACGAGGTAAACAAACAGCAACCAGCTGGCCAGGATGGAGAACCAGAGGCCGACCGAGAAGAAAACTCTGAGCTCGGCAAAGGACTCGGGG ATTACATCTTCAGTTTTGCCACCAGTGCCACCAGGAAGATCTCTGATTCGGTGGTAGAGACGGCGCAGAGCATCAAGAAGACGGTGGAAGAAGGGAAGATCGACGGCATCATAGACAAG acTTTCCTAGGAGACTTTCAAAAGGAGCAAGAGAAGTTTGTCCAAGAGAAGAAGGCAAAAAAATCAG AAGCGGCGGTGCCTCCCTGGGTCGGCTACAACGAGGAGGAGACGATCCAGCAACAGATCCTTGCTCTGTCAGCC GACAAGAGAAACTTCTTGCGAGACCCCCCCGCTGGTGTTCAGTTCCACTTCGACATGGAGCAGATGTATCCTCTGGCTGCAGTGATGCTGGAGGAAGACCAGCTCCTCAACTGCATGCGCTTTGACCTGGTCCCAAAACA TGTGAAGGAGGAGGTGTTCTGGAGGAATTATTTCTACCGGGTGTCTCTGGTCAAGCAGTCGGCCCAGCTGACCGCGCTGGcagcccagcagcagcagaaggacGGCGAGGACAGAGCGGCCAGCGTTTCGTCCGAGGACGTCGTTCTAACAG acAATGTCAGACCAAAAACACCACCAGTTTCTATCGGCGACATACAGAAG CCAccccaggaggaggaggaggaggaggaggaggaggaggagatgtcgACCAGCCCCGGGGTGTCTGAGTTTGTGAGCGATGCTTTCGACTCGACAGGCATCGACCAGGAGGACCTGAGGAAAGAGATGGAGCAGCTGGTGCTGGATAAGAAGGAGAGCGTCCCTTCTCCTGATG ACGAGTCAGCCGACTGGGagaaggagctgcagcaggagCTCCAGGAGTACGAGGTGGTGAGCGGCTCCGACAACAAAGACGACCAATGGGATCAAGAGATCGAGAAGATGCTCCAGGCCGACGACAGCTAG